A genomic window from Mesorhizobium sp. 131-2-1 includes:
- a CDS encoding recombinase family protein: MKITAEHLARGAYVYVRQSTADQLVNNPESRRRQYGLAERARSLGWKEAIVIDEDLGRSGSGISRPGFEKLLAAICEGRVGAVLAIEASRLARNGRDWHTLIEFCGLVGTLIIDEDGIYEPRHPNDRLLLGMKGTMSELELSILRARSIEALKQKARRGELFLTVAIGYVKSGRNRIEKDPDLRIREAIDLVFRRFDELQSIRQVHLWLRSEGIMLPAVNYTRAADRAIVWKLPVYNTVHHILTNPIYAGAYAFGRTCSKVTIEAGRKRILRGIRRDRADWEVLLIDHHEGYLSWHDFERNQRLITDNATSKGLVPRGALRRGELLLGGLLRCGHCGRKLHVSYSGSNGNTGRYHCRGAQLNHGTDPCIGFGSLRVDQAVSAEVLQRLQPLGIEAAIKAIETTTVQAGEKRRHVELALEQARYEAAHARRQYDAVDPDNRLVAGELERRWNAALVAVRERQDELDALDRHKPEALGEEERRSLLRMGGDLELAWHHANATATTRKRIIRAVIREIVVAIEDDHIKMLVHWQGGDHTALSVRKNKAGHHRWGAPPDIEELIRALARQLPDRAIASLLNRLGKTTGRQNGWTQSRVCTFRNQHDIAVYKKDERSERGEYTLQETAAKLGLRPMTVLRMIRAGDLKAEQYCKGTPWIIRHEDIEQLDIQHHSGRSGHSPLSQSQDQQIQLFQ, from the coding sequence ATGAAGATCACCGCTGAACATCTCGCGCGCGGCGCCTATGTCTATGTCCGGCAGTCGACGGCCGATCAACTCGTCAACAATCCAGAGAGCCGGCGACGCCAATATGGCCTTGCCGAGCGAGCGCGGTCCCTTGGCTGGAAAGAAGCCATCGTCATCGATGAAGATCTCGGTCGTTCAGGGTCTGGCATCAGCCGTCCGGGCTTTGAGAAGCTTCTGGCGGCTATCTGCGAAGGTCGGGTTGGTGCGGTCCTCGCCATTGAAGCCTCCCGGCTGGCCCGCAATGGCCGGGACTGGCATACGCTCATCGAGTTTTGTGGCCTTGTCGGAACGCTCATCATAGATGAGGACGGCATCTACGAACCGCGTCATCCCAACGACAGGTTGCTGCTCGGCATGAAGGGCACGATGAGCGAACTGGAGCTTTCGATCCTGCGGGCCCGCTCGATCGAAGCCCTGAAGCAGAAGGCACGCCGGGGCGAACTTTTCCTGACGGTGGCGATCGGTTACGTCAAGTCGGGCCGGAACCGGATCGAGAAAGACCCGGACCTGCGGATCCGCGAGGCGATCGATCTTGTATTCCGGCGTTTCGACGAACTGCAGAGCATCCGGCAGGTGCATCTGTGGCTGCGCAGCGAGGGCATTATGCTCCCTGCCGTAAATTACACGCGCGCGGCGGACAGGGCGATCGTCTGGAAGCTGCCCGTCTACAATACTGTGCACCACATTCTCACCAACCCGATCTACGCCGGCGCCTATGCGTTCGGGCGAACCTGCAGCAAAGTCACCATAGAGGCCGGACGCAAACGGATTTTGCGTGGGATCAGGCGCGATCGCGCCGACTGGGAGGTCTTGCTCATCGACCATCACGAAGGTTACCTGAGCTGGCACGATTTTGAGAGGAATCAGCGCCTGATCACGGACAATGCCACAAGCAAAGGCTTGGTGCCGCGCGGTGCTCTTCGCCGGGGCGAGTTGCTGCTCGGCGGTCTCTTGCGCTGCGGCCATTGCGGCCGCAAGCTGCACGTCTCTTATTCCGGCAGCAACGGCAATACGGGGCGCTATCATTGCCGCGGAGCGCAGCTCAACCACGGAACCGACCCGTGCATTGGCTTCGGATCGTTGCGGGTCGATCAGGCGGTCAGCGCGGAGGTTCTTCAACGCCTTCAACCGCTCGGCATCGAAGCGGCGATCAAGGCCATCGAGACCACCACCGTGCAGGCTGGAGAGAAGCGGCGCCATGTGGAGCTCGCACTCGAGCAAGCACGTTATGAAGCCGCCCATGCACGCCGCCAGTATGACGCCGTCGACCCGGACAACCGGCTTGTAGCAGGCGAACTAGAGCGACGCTGGAATGCCGCGCTCGTAGCCGTCCGCGAGCGTCAGGACGAGCTTGACGCGCTCGACCGCCACAAGCCTGAGGCTCTGGGAGAAGAGGAACGGCGGAGCCTGCTGCGCATGGGCGGCGATCTCGAATTGGCATGGCATCATGCCAACGCCACCGCCACCACGCGCAAGCGGATCATCCGCGCCGTGATCCGCGAGATTGTCGTCGCCATCGAAGACGACCACATCAAAATGCTGGTGCATTGGCAGGGCGGCGACCATACCGCGCTTTCGGTCAGGAAGAACAAGGCAGGCCATCACCGTTGGGGCGCCCCGCCGGACATCGAGGAACTGATCCGTGCCCTGGCACGCCAATTGCCGGATAGAGCGATCGCATCGCTTCTCAACCGGCTCGGCAAAACCACGGGTCGTCAGAACGGATGGACGCAGTCCCGTGTCTGCACTTTCCGCAACCAGCACGACATCGCCGTCTACAAAAAGGACGAACGGTCGGAGCGCGGCGAGTATACATTGCAGGAAACGGCTGCAAAGCTCGGGCTGCGGCCAATGACCGTGCTGCGCATGATCCGCGCCGGCGATCTGAAGGCCGAGCAGTATTGCAAGGGTACGCCCTGGATCATCCGTCATGAAGATATCGAGCAACTCGATATCCAGCACCATTCCGGCAGGAGCGGACACAGTCCATTATCACAATCACAGGATCAGCAGATCCAGCTTTTTCAATAA
- a CDS encoding Lrp/AsnC ligand binding domain-containing protein: MAYFRRAMTQAKELTQCYMVTGEADFVLVVIVENVEAFDTFIKEKLLANPNVRKCRSMIALDRVKCEPRVLV, from the coding sequence ATGGCCTACTTCCGGAGGGCGATGACTCAGGCAAAGGAACTCACGCAATGCTACATGGTGACTGGGGAGGCGGATTTTGTCCTCGTGGTCATAGTCGAGAACGTCGAGGCATTCGATACTTTTATTAAAGAGAAACTGCTGGCGAACCCGAATGTTAGGAAGTGCCGCAGCATGATCGCTCTGGACCGGGTTAAGTGCGAGCCGCGTGTACTAGTCTGA